One stretch of Armigeres subalbatus isolate Guangzhou_Male chromosome 2, GZ_Asu_2, whole genome shotgun sequence DNA includes these proteins:
- the LOC134213861 gene encoding uncharacterized protein LOC134213861 codes for MYYSIISEICKLDKSLMETKLTLARLNPTEFATAITKEQGFTAVVAGEVLHVLKCKPVYVLPRSSNRCYQEIPANYNNESVFIAPVTRVLQKRGTEIDCTPLLPAKFMFGGRWYTTDGKFRETTAPEKLSTEIVTSWTYTSLPNLMKSGVYDEDSVRKMKNMIYEQGDRRIASSVIHRILTNQNPNHQGFRFEALIAEHMVEGIVSQYWEKFLTWSHWFGHLSSTVLGAYLILRILKFIIDTLIHGRILYDIYGFGWQLIASLWDSFTNFLSHRHATRRPTAQDFDVEQPALVSPTAPLSAPLDQIRDVEAETPFKPTYPIINNLNNH; via the coding sequence ATGTACTATTCCATCATATCAGAAATTTGCAAGTTGGATAAATCCTTGATGGAAACCAAACTCACTCTTGCGAGACTCAACCCCACTGAGTTTGCTACAGCGATTACGAAGGAACAAGGATTTACGGCCGTAGTAGCTGGAGAAGTTTTGCATGTCTTAAAATGTAAACCAGTATATGTGCTACCACGATCAAGCAATAGGTGCTATCAGGAGATTCCAGCGAACTACAACAACGAATCAGTATTTATTGCGCCTGTTACTCGAGTACTTCAGAAAAGAGGAACAGAAATTGATTGTACGCCTTTGCTTCCCGCAAAGTTTATGTTTGGAGGAAGATGGTATACGACGGACGGAAAGTTCCGGGAAACAACCGCTCCGGAAAAGTTATCAACCGAAATTGTGACTAGTTGGACATACACCTCTTTACCAAACCTGATGAAATCTGGCGTTTACGATGAGGACAGTGTCAGAAAGATGAAGAACATGATTTATGAGCAAGGAGACCGACGTATCGCATCATCAGTTATACATCGGATTTTGACAAACCAGAACCCAAATCATCAAGGATTTCGATTCGAAGCCTTGATTGCGGAACACATGGTGGAAGGAATCGTTAGCCAATACTGGGAAAAGTTTTTAACCTGGTCCCACTGGTTTGGACATCTATCGTCGACGGTCTTAGGAGCATATCTTATATTGCGGATTCTGAAGTTCATCATCGACACGCTAATTCATGGACGGATACTTTACGATATATATGGATTTGGATGGCAGCTGATCGCTTCATTGTGGGATTCATTCACCAATTTTTTATCGCATCGTCATGCTACTAGAAGGCCGACAGCCCAGGATTTCGACGTAGAGCAACCCGCACTGGTATCACCAACAGCACCACTCAGTGCTCCTTTAGATCAGATAAGAGATGTCGAAGCAGAAACCCCTTTTAAACCGACATACCCTATTATAAACAATTTGAACAACCATTAA